The Solibacillus sp. FSL W7-1464 genome contains a region encoding:
- a CDS encoding carboxypeptidase M32 codes for MQQTFINYVKKMQNYSEALSVIYWDMRTGAPRKGLEQRAEVIGTLSAELFALQTSDELGKMLSELQNEKLDFVTQRLYEEVKKEYDESKKIPAEEFKAYTILKAKSEAAWEEAKEKSDFQIFLPYLKEVIDYQKRFVQYWGIKNGSAYNTLLDKYEPNMTTDTLDELFGELKAVIVPLVKAIGESKNKPDTSLLFKHFPKSGQHTASLELLKQLGYDFEAGRLNETVHPFMIGLNSGDIRITTKYDENDFRSAVFGTIHECGHALYEQNIDASLNGLPLSTGASMGIHESQSLFYENIIGRNESFWKHHYAILQKHSPEQFGNVPAEAFLKAINFSEPSLIRIEADELTYPLHIMIRYEIEREIFNGDLQAEDLPRVWNEKYEEYLGISPQNNAEGVLQDMHWSDGSFGYFPSYALGFMYAAQWKHAMDQDIPNFDELCERGELAPIKDWLTNKVHQFGALKKPNELILEGTGEPLSAKYLADYLQDKYTQLYNL; via the coding sequence ATGCAACAAACTTTTATTAATTATGTGAAGAAAATGCAAAACTATTCGGAGGCGCTTTCCGTTATTTATTGGGATATGCGTACAGGGGCTCCCCGAAAAGGGTTGGAGCAACGTGCGGAAGTGATCGGAACATTGTCTGCAGAATTATTTGCTCTTCAAACAAGTGACGAACTGGGAAAAATGCTGTCCGAGCTTCAAAATGAGAAACTGGACTTTGTGACACAGCGTCTTTATGAGGAAGTTAAGAAAGAATATGACGAATCTAAAAAGATACCGGCTGAGGAATTTAAAGCTTACACGATTTTAAAAGCGAAATCGGAAGCAGCATGGGAAGAGGCAAAGGAGAAATCCGATTTCCAGATTTTCTTGCCGTACCTAAAAGAAGTAATCGATTATCAGAAGCGGTTTGTTCAGTACTGGGGTATTAAAAACGGTTCTGCCTATAATACCTTATTGGATAAATACGAACCGAATATGACGACTGATACGCTTGACGAGTTATTCGGTGAGCTAAAAGCAGTGATTGTTCCTTTAGTAAAAGCAATCGGAGAATCAAAAAATAAACCGGACACTTCCCTGTTATTCAAACACTTCCCGAAAAGCGGACAACATACCGCTTCACTGGAATTATTGAAGCAGCTTGGCTACGACTTTGAAGCAGGCCGTTTAAACGAAACGGTTCATCCGTTCATGATCGGTTTAAACAGTGGAGATATTCGGATTACGACGAAGTATGATGAAAATGATTTCCGTTCCGCTGTTTTTGGCACGATTCACGAATGCGGACACGCTTTATATGAGCAAAATATCGATGCCTCATTAAATGGCCTGCCGTTATCTACAGGTGCTTCGATGGGAATTCATGAATCTCAATCACTATTTTATGAAAATATTATCGGCCGGAACGAAAGCTTCTGGAAACATCATTACGCTATTTTACAAAAGCACTCTCCTGAACAATTTGGGAACGTACCGGCTGAAGCATTTTTAAAGGCGATCAATTTCTCGGAGCCTTCGTTAATACGAATTGAGGCAGACGAGCTTACTTACCCGCTTCATATCATGATTCGCTATGAAATTGAGCGAGAGATTTTCAATGGAGATTTGCAGGCGGAAGATTTGCCGCGCGTTTGGAATGAAAAATACGAAGAATATTTAGGTATAAGTCCGCAAAATAATGCAGAAGGTGTACTGCAGGATATGCACTGGAGTGACGGCAGCTTTGGTTACTTCCCAAGCTATGCGTTGGGCTTCATGTATGCGGCCCAATGGAAGCATGCAATGGATCAGGATATTCCGAACTTTGATGAGCTTTGCGAACGCGGTGAATTAGCACCTATTAAAGATTGGCTGACGAATAAAGTCCATCAATTCGGTGCGTTGAAAAAGCCGAATGAGTTAATACTGGAAGGTACCGGTGAACCACTTTCCGCAAAATATTTGGCCGACTATTTACAGGATAAATATACACAGCTTTATAATTTGTAG
- a CDS encoding MBL fold metallo-hydrolase, translated as MDTIIKTGNKAVYPIIFTSDYNGLGSINCYVYQNGEEYILIDAGINSEEFKQFFYQKLKEYNIEINQITCIILTHFHNDHIGVVNEITNEYPIPVYASEIAIPRLKCEDAYLQQKLAFYYELYEQYGVTEFARERMEKMENTLRNKEQLMIYPPIRKLEDGQKIEGLCVVAAPGHSPDSICLIDEETGWLFAGDFLLANGMTSALIDHDHSGNVTNPITQYIESIEKIKVYNVRNVYAGHKEIYENLSEVMEKSLSKIEYKLKKVVTKIGEGHQTANQLGEAVYGARFSKYFTFMISEIIGLTLLAEQRGLVERELRDGQWYFTVASFIKK; from the coding sequence GTGGATACAATAATAAAAACAGGTAATAAAGCAGTTTACCCAATTATTTTTACGTCTGATTATAATGGATTGGGGAGTATTAACTGTTATGTCTATCAAAATGGAGAAGAATATATATTAATCGATGCAGGAATTAACAGTGAAGAATTTAAGCAGTTTTTCTACCAGAAATTGAAAGAATATAATATTGAAATTAACCAAATTACCTGTATTATTTTAACGCATTTTCATAATGACCATATTGGGGTAGTAAATGAAATTACGAATGAATATCCGATTCCTGTCTATGCCAGTGAAATTGCTATTCCCCGCTTGAAATGTGAAGATGCATACTTACAGCAGAAGCTTGCCTTTTACTATGAGTTGTATGAGCAATACGGCGTAACGGAATTTGCCCGTGAAAGAATGGAGAAAATGGAAAATACTCTTCGTAATAAAGAACAATTGATGATCTATCCGCCGATTAGAAAGCTGGAAGACGGGCAAAAAATTGAAGGGTTATGTGTAGTGGCTGCTCCTGGGCATTCTCCGGATTCAATTTGTTTAATTGATGAGGAGACAGGGTGGTTATTTGCCGGAGACTTTTTACTTGCTAATGGCATGACAAGTGCTTTAATCGATCATGACCATTCAGGAAACGTAACGAACCCGATTACCCAATATATAGAATCGATTGAAAAAATAAAAGTTTATAATGTTCGCAACGTGTATGCAGGCCATAAAGAGATTTATGAAAACTTGAGTGAAGTGATGGAAAAAAGCTTAAGTAAAATAGAATACAAGCTGAAAAAAGTTGTAACTAAAATAGGTGAAGGCCATCAAACTGCGAATCAATTAGGGGAAGCAGTATACGGAGCCCGGTTTTCGAAATATTTTACTTTTATGATTTCTGAAATTATCGGCTTAACGCTTCTTGCAGAACAGCGTGGTTTAGTTGAGCGTGAGTTGAGAGACGGGCAATGGTATTTTACAGTAGCAAGTTTCATTAAAAAATAA
- a CDS encoding group II intron maturase-specific domain-containing protein — protein MGYRPIKSAKKRLKDKLRILTSRKRTGTFSEIVKRINQTTVGWINYYGVANMKTFIQELQGWLNHRLRQLIWKRWKLPRTKYVKLRQYGIQHDEAMKTAHSRKGYWRISRSEVLHQAIPNKRLVKWGLKDLSQFYEQRYSKG, from the coding sequence GTGGGATACCGACCAATCAAGTCCGCCAAGAAACGACTAAAAGATAAGCTAAGAATACTGACGAGTCGTAAACGAACAGGGACATTTAGTGAGATTGTGAAAAGAATCAATCAAACAACGGTTGGTTGGATTAATTACTATGGAGTTGCCAACATGAAAACTTTCATCCAAGAATTACAGGGATGGTTAAACCATCGCTTACGTCAATTAATATGGAAACGGTGGAAGCTACCACGAACTAAATATGTGAAATTACGCCAATACGGAATCCAACATGATGAAGCGATGAAAACGGCGCATTCAAGAAAAGGGTACTGGCGAATATCACGAAGCGAGGTTCTACACCAAGCCATTCCAAATAAAAGGCTCGTAAAATGGGGACTGAAAGACCTGTCCCAATTTTACGAGCAAAGATACTCAAAAGGTTGA
- the ltrA gene encoding group II intron reverse transcriptase/maturase: protein MKKQESINLIDRIASHRNLWNAYKKVKGNGGAPGIDGITVDGLKAHLIKYEEPLKRKLKDGSYQPQPVKRVAIPKADGSKRYLGIPCVLDRVVQQAILQVIQPIIDPHFSDKSFGFRKGRNQHQAIALAKKYYEEGYRTVVDCDLKSYFDTIHHQRLRAYLEEFITDKIVLKLIWKFLRSGILDKDILIETTEGTPQGGPLSPILANVYLNKLDRELEKRGHRFIRYADDFVIYVKSPRAGERVMTSVKNFIEDELGLTINEQKSKVCGATAATFLGFHLQNLSGKWDTDQSSPPRND from the coding sequence ATGAAGAAACAAGAAAGTATCAATTTAATTGACAGAATTGCGTCCCATAGAAACCTATGGAATGCATATAAGAAAGTAAAAGGAAATGGAGGAGCACCTGGAATCGATGGTATCACGGTTGATGGACTGAAGGCGCATTTAATAAAATATGAGGAACCATTGAAAAGGAAATTAAAAGATGGTTCCTACCAACCTCAACCAGTGAAACGAGTAGCTATCCCAAAAGCGGATGGCTCCAAACGATATCTAGGTATACCATGTGTATTGGACAGAGTTGTTCAACAAGCCATTCTACAAGTCATCCAACCAATAATTGATCCACACTTTTCAGACAAAAGTTTTGGCTTTCGAAAAGGTCGAAACCAACACCAGGCAATTGCCCTCGCTAAGAAATATTACGAGGAAGGTTATCGAACAGTGGTGGACTGTGACTTGAAAAGTTACTTCGATACGATTCATCACCAGCGACTACGAGCTTATTTGGAAGAATTCATAACAGATAAAATAGTACTTAAGCTAATATGGAAATTCTTACGCTCAGGCATATTGGACAAGGACATCCTCATTGAAACGACAGAAGGTACACCCCAAGGGGGTCCACTCTCTCCAATTCTAGCAAACGTGTATTTAAACAAGCTAGATAGAGAGTTAGAAAAACGAGGACACCGATTCATTCGCTATGCGGATGATTTTGTGATTTATGTAAAGTCACCAAGAGCAGGTGAACGCGTCATGACCAGTGTCAAGAATTTTATCGAAGATGAACTGGGTCTCACAATCAATGAGCAGAAAAGTAAAGTGTGTGGCGCAACAGCAGCTACATTCTTAGGGTTTCATCTACAAAATCTGTCGGGAAAGTGGGATACCGACCAATCAAGTCCGCCAAGAAACGACTAA